From Salvia splendens isolate huo1 chromosome 3, SspV2, whole genome shotgun sequence, a single genomic window includes:
- the LOC121794885 gene encoding pentatricopeptide repeat-containing protein At1g26460, mitochondrial-like isoform X1, with amino-acid sequence MPPIRCLARSMPSMRRLNLRLVSTSTHLRQEAQLAGIEPPQAPLPPNPASGSPLYSENWRNATSSTSPGADAAAMLPSLRFLSLGAPGLVQSLATLDANGLMDQFAKWTTEQRWGDLKQLFELWMKSLDNSGKPNKPGVDLYNHYLRANLMMGASTGQLIDLVEKMNDYEIEPNTASFNLVLKAMQQADESLASEKLIERMLQIGPECKDSLPDDESYDLVITMLLSTNQINRALKYIDLALTSGYMLSINAFSRCVHSFINNGRLDTLVSLIERCKKMDQNKSLCPPWRTCNSIADVSVQLDNSDLTYYALEFMAKWIARGEIARPPVLLSVNEGLVLSALGTAGRTCNSRLVDGSWAVLKRSLRQKKVPSPEAYIGKLYAHANLGNLQKAFSTLHEFEIAYKNSDREDVEELFSPFHSLNPLVIACSKKGFRTLDMVYHQLENLGQSDPPYKSIAALNCIILGSANIWDIDRAYQTFAAIDATFGLTPDIHSYNALLCAFGKLGKRDEAVRVFEHFTVLGVKPNLTTYSLLVDTHLVVRDLKAALASVDDMINGGFEPSKEMLKKIRRRCVREMNYESDDKVESHAQQFKIRMGTEIRRNMLFELEYNMDSYM; translated from the exons ATGCCGCCAATTCGATGTCTAGCGAGATCAATGCCGTCGATGCGGCGGCTCAATCTCAGGCTCGTCTCCACCTCCACTCACCTCCGCCAGGAGGCGCAGCTGGCGGGCATTGAGCCGCCCCAGGCTCCTCTTCCGCCGAACCCTGCCTCCGGAAGCCCCTTATACAGCGAAAACTGGCGGAACGCTACCTCCTCCACCTCTCCCGGCGCCGACGCGGCGGCGATGCTCCCCAGCCTCAGGTTCCTCAGCTTAGGCGCCCCGGGGCTAGTGCAATCCCTAGCGACGCTGGACGCGAACGGCTTGATGGATCAGTTCGCGAAATGGACGACGGAGCAGCGATGGGGGGACCTGAAGCAACTGTTTGAGCTTTGGATGAAGTCGTTGGACAACAGCGGGAAGCCGAACAAGCCTGGCGTGGATCTTTACAATCACTATTTGAGGGCGAATTTGATGATGGGGGCGTCTACGGGGCAGCTGATCGATCTTGTCGAGAAAATGAATGATTATGAGATAGAGCCTAACACAGCCTCGTTCAATCTCGTGCTCAAGGCTATGCAGCAGGCCGATGAATCGTTAGCATCCGAGAAATTGATTGAAAG GATGCTCCAGATAGGGCCTGAATGCAAGGATTCTTTGCCCGATGATGAGTCGTATGACTTGGTTATTACCATGCTTCTTTCTACAAACCAAATAAATCGTGCTCTGAAGTACATAGATTTGGCATTGACATCTGGATACATGTTGTCAATAAATGCATTTTCTCGTTGTGTTCATAGTTTTATTAATAACGGGAGGCTAGATACCTTGGTATCGCTTATAGAGAGATGCAAG AAAATGGATCAGAATAAATCCTTATGCCCTCCTTGGAGGACATGCAATTCTATTGCAGATGTTTCAGTTCAATTAGATAACAGTGATTTGACGTATTATGCTCTTGAGTTCATGGCCAAATGGATTGCTCGAGGTGAAATTGCCAGGCCGCCTGTTCTTCTTTCTGTCAATGAAGGTCTAGTCCTTTCTGCCCTTGGAACTGCTGGTAGAACATGCAATTCTAGACTTGTGGATGGTTCATGGGCTGTTCTGAAACGCTCATTGCGCCAAAAGAAGGTTCCTAGTCCTGAAGCTTACATCGGAAAATTATATGCTCATGCTAATTTGGGGAATTTACAAAAGGCGTTCAGTACACTGCATGAGTTCGAGATTGCTTATAAAAATTCTGACAGAGAAGATGTAGAAGAACTTTTCTCACCATTCCATTCCTTAAATCCTCTGGTCATTGCATGCTCGAAGAAAGGTTTCAGAACTTTGGATATG GTTTATCACCAGCTTGAGAATTTAGGCCAATCTGATCCTCCATACAAGTCTATTGCTGCTCTAAACTGTATCATTCTTGGCAGTGCAAATATCTGGGATATTGATCGTGCTTACCAGACCTTTGCTGCGATTGATGCCACTTTTGGGTTGACCCCTGACATCCATTCATACAATGCACTCTTATGTGCCTTTGGGAAGCTTGGCAAG AGAGATGAAGCTGTAAGAGTATTTGAGCATTTCACTGTATTAGGCGTGAAACCAAATCTGACTACATATTCTCTACTTGTTGACACGCATCTTGTTGTACGGGATCTAAAAGCTGCTTTGGCTTCTGTTGATGACATG ATAAATGGAGGATTTGAACCATCAAAGGAAATGCTGAAAAAGATTCGGAGGCGCTGTGTTAGAGAGATGAATTACGAGTCTGATGACAAGGTGGAATCTCATGCTCAACAGTTCAAAATTCGAATGGGTACAGAGATCCGTCGTAACATGCTGTTTGAATTAGAGTACAACATGGATTCATATATGTAA
- the LOC121794883 gene encoding uncharacterized protein LOC121794883, translating to MGQMTNGKSKKEVKEEIKKEEIQDEEDEQEQEQDGVSVHSPCKINSSSLRKEKSEVDLELRLLEALEIYPPSKLRGVHRHFVLYGLTEYMRRSFNRPFTADDVLKLVVRFYNLEMVKPDDEDAEFLSHEEDFHLPQSFFADEEN from the exons ATGGGGCAAATGACAAATGGTAAATCCAAAAAAGAAGTAAAGGAAGAAAtcaaaaaagaagaaattcAAGATGAAGAAGACGAGCAGGAGCAGGAGCAGGACGGAGTTTCTGTGCACTCCCCTTGCAAAATCAACTCTTCCTCTCTGCGCAAG GAGAAATCAGAGGTAGATTTGGAGCTGAGATTGCTTGAAGCCCTGGAAATCTACCCCCCTTCAAAATTACgag GTGTACATCGTCACTTTGTGCTCTATGGTTTAACTGAATACATGCGAAGAAG CTTCAATCGTCCATTCACTGCAGATGATGTTTTGAAGTTGGTGGTCCGGTTTTACAACTTGGAAATGGTG AAACCGGACGATGAAGATGCGGAGTTTCTGTCTCACGAGGAAGACTTCCACTTGCCACAGAGCTTTTTTGCGGATGAAGAAAATTGA
- the LOC121794881 gene encoding probable methyltransferase PMT5 — MRSSWYNKLLLTFGPKPPLNWLLLFVVSALVLVALLGSSPSNQLNSLTDPTRPDIYSSYRRLKEQAVNDYLELRKLGTNPSKDFDLCGKERENYIPCYNSSANLLAGFKDGEDLDRHCEVSRDKEYCLVRPPKDYKIPLTWPGGRDVIWSGNVKLSKDQFLSSGSMTKRLMLLEENQISFHSDDEMVIDGVKDYSHQIAEMIGLGSDTEFREAGVHNVLDIGCGFGSFGAHLLSLKVMAVCMAAYETTGSQVQVALERGLPAVIGNFVSKQLPFPSLSYDMIHCTQCGILWDDKDGMFLIEVDRVLKPGGYFVLTSPIRRQGSKGAIATPLEEFTPKLCWNLLAQQEETFIWQKTTDTKCYTSKQTFPLCNREDGQSYYKPLAHCISGIGTKRWIPIQNRSSGSLSPAELAIHGINPKDFFEDSVYWRSALRNYWSLLSPLIFSDHPKRPGDEDPMPPYNMVRNVMDMNARYGGLTTALLEARNSVWVMNVISVGQPNTLPAVLDQGFAGVLHNWCEPFPTYPRTYDMLHANGLLSHLASERCSMLDLIFEMDRILRPEGWVIISDKVGQVEIARTLVTQLRWEARVIDLQDGSEQRLLVCQKPFLRK, encoded by the exons ATGAGAAGCTCTTGGTACAATAAACTATTATTGACCTTTGGGCCAAAACCACCACTCAACTGGCTGCTTTTGTTTGTGGTTAGTGCATTAGTTTTGGTTGCACTATTGGGATCTTCTCCTTCTAATCAACTAAATTCCCTGACTGATCCTACAAGACCTGACATTTATTCGAGCTATAGAAGGTTGAAAGAGCAAGCTGTCAATGATTACTTGGAATTGCGAAAATTAGGAACCAATCCTTCGAAGGATTTTGATCTCTGTGGGAAGGAAAGAGAGAATTATATCCCTTGCTACAATTCGTCTGCTAACCTGCTAGCTGGTTTTAAAGATGGGGAGGACCTTGATCGTCATTGTGAAGTATCACGAGATAAAGAGTATTGTTTGGTTCGTCCGCCAAAGGATTATAAGATCCCTTTGACCTGGCCAGGTGGAAGGGATGTGATATGGAGTGGAAATGTGAAGCTGAGCAAAGACCAATTTCTTTCATCGGGAAGCATGACAAAAAG GCTGATGTTACTAGAAGAGAAtcaaatttcatttcattcagaTGATGAGATGGTCATTGATGGCGTGAAAGATTACTCTCACCAGATCGCTGAGATGATAGGACTGGGGAGTGACACTGAATTTCGTGAAGCTGGT GTGCACAATGTTTTAGATATTGGGTGTGGCTTTGGTAGCTTTGGTGCACATCTGCTCTCACTTAAGGTGATGGCAGTCTGTATGGCGGCATATGAAACAACTGGCAGTCAAGTTCAGGTAGCCCTCGAGAGAGGTCTCCCAGCAGTAATTGGAAATTTCGTCTCAAAACAACTACCATTTCCTTCCTTATCATATGACATGATTCACTGTACTCAGTGTGGTATTTTGTGGGATGACAAAG ATGGAATGTTTCTTATTGAAGTTGATAGAGTCCTCAAACCTGGAGGGTACTTTGTTTTAACCTCGCCCATAAGGAGGCAAGGAAGCAAAGGCGCCATAGCTACTCCTCTTGAAGAATTTACGCCAAAACTTTGCTGGAATCTTCTGGCTCAGCAAGAAGAAACTTTCATCTGGCAGAAAACCACTGACACTAAATGCTACACCAG CAAGCAGACTTTCCCCCTTTGCAATCGGGAGGATGGACAATCTTACTATAAACCACTTGCACACTGTATAAGTGGGATTGGTACCAAGCGTTGGATTCCAATTCAGAACAGGTCTTCTGGTTCATTGAGTCCTGCTGAGCTTGCGATCCATG GAATAAATCCTAAAGATTTTTTTGAGGACTCAGTGTACTGGAGATCTGCTTTAAGAAATTATTGGTCACTTCTTTCTCCCTTAATTTTCTCTGACCATCCAAAGAGACCTGGTGACGAAGACCCAATGCCCCCGTACAATATGGTTCGAAATGTGATGGACATGAATGCTCGTTATGGAGGTTTAACTACTGCCCTTTTGGAAGCCAGAAATTCTGTATGGGTAATGAATGTCATTTCCGTGGGTCAACCTAACACACTTCCTGCCGTTCTTGATCAAGGTTTTGCTGGTGTCTTGCATAACTG GTGTGAACCTTTCCCCACATACCCTCGCACATATGACATGCTTCACGCCAATGGACTTTTATCACACCTTGCTTCAGAGAGATGCAGTATGCTTGACTTAATTTTTGAAATGGACCGCATTCTTCGGCCTGAG GGATGGGTTATAATTTCTGATAAGGTTGGTCAAGTAGAGATTGCACGAACTCTTGTGACACAGCTCCGGTGGGAAGCCCGAGTCATCGACCTTCAAGATGGCAGCGAGCAGCGCCTACTAGTATGCCAGAAACCGTTTCTGAGAAAATGA
- the LOC121794882 gene encoding 14-3-3-like protein GF14 iota, translating into MSTEKERETHVYLAKLAEQAERYDEMVESMKNVAMLDVELSVDERNLLSVGYKNVIGARRASWRIMSSIEQKEESKGHENNVKLIKEYRLKVENELSKICQDILAVIDKHLIPSSGSAEATVFFHKMKGDYCRYLAEFKVDQEKKEAADLSLKGYEAASAIANTDLPSTHPIRLGLALNFSVFYYEIMNSPERACHLAKQAFDEAIADLDTLSEESYKDSTLIMQLLRDNLTLWTSDLPEDGEENVKDDEPKPADAEN; encoded by the exons ATGTCGAcggagaaggagagagagacTCATGTCTACTTGGCCAAGCTCGCCGAACAAGCTGAGCGCTACGATG AAATGGTAGAAAGCATGAAAAACGTTGCAATGCTAGATGTTGAACTGTCAGTGGATGAAAGAAACCTACTTTCTGTGGGTTACAAGAATGTAATTGGTGCTCGTAGAGCTTCATGGCGAATCATGTCTTCCATTGAGCAGAAGGAAGAGTCCAAGGGACATGAGAACAATGTGAAGCTGATTAAGGAGTATCGGCTGAAGGTAGAGAACGAGCTGTCCAAGATTTGCCAGGACATACTGGCTGTCATTGACAAGCATCTCATTCCCTCTTCTGGATCAGCTGAAGCAACTGTTTTCTTCCACAAGAT GAAAGGTGATTACTGTCGCTACCTTGCTGAGTTCAAGGTTGACCAAGAAAAGAAAGAGGCAGCGGATCTATCCCTCAAGGGCTACGAG GCTGCGTCTGCCATTGCGAATACAGATCTACCCTCTACCCATCCTATCCGTCTTGGTCTTGCTTTGAACTTTTCAGTGTTCTACTACGAGATCATGAATTCTCCTGAAAG GGCCTGCCACTTGGCTAAGCAAGCATTTGATGAGGCCATTGCTGATTTGGACACTCTGAGTGAAGAGTCTTACAAAGACAGCACTTTGATTATGCAGCTTTTGAGAGACAATCTCACTCTCTGGACCTCTGATTTGCCTGAAGATG GTGAGGAGAATGTGAAGGATGATGAACCCAAACCAGCAGACGCTGAG AATTAA
- the LOC121794885 gene encoding pentatricopeptide repeat-containing protein At1g26460, mitochondrial-like isoform X2, protein MPPIRCLARSMPSMRRLNLRLVSTSTHLRQEAQLAGIEPPQAPLPPNPASGSPLYSENWRNATSSTSPGADAAAMLPSLRFLSLGAPGLVQSLATLDANGLMDQFAKWTTEQRWGDLKQLFELWMKSLDNSGKPNKPGVDLYNHYLRANLMMGASTGQLIDLVEKMNDYEIEPNTASFNLVLKAMQQADESLASEKLIERMLQIGPECKDSLPDDESYDLVITMLLSTNQINRALKYIDLALTSGYMLSINAFSRCVHSFINNGRLDTLVSLIERCKKMDQNKSLCPPWRTCNSIADVSVQLDNSDLTYYALEFMAKWIARGEIARPPVLLSVNEGLVLSALGTAGRTCNSRLVDGSWAVLKRSLRQKKVPSPEAYIGKLYAHANLGNLQKAFSTLHEFEIAYKNSDREDVEELFSPFHSLNPLVIACSKKGFRTLDMVYHQLENLGQSDPPYKSIAALNCIILGSANIWDIDRAYQTFAAIDATFGLTPDIHSYNALLCAFGKLGKRDEAVRVFEHFTVLGVKPNLTTYSLLVDTHLVVRDLKAALASVDDM, encoded by the exons ATGCCGCCAATTCGATGTCTAGCGAGATCAATGCCGTCGATGCGGCGGCTCAATCTCAGGCTCGTCTCCACCTCCACTCACCTCCGCCAGGAGGCGCAGCTGGCGGGCATTGAGCCGCCCCAGGCTCCTCTTCCGCCGAACCCTGCCTCCGGAAGCCCCTTATACAGCGAAAACTGGCGGAACGCTACCTCCTCCACCTCTCCCGGCGCCGACGCGGCGGCGATGCTCCCCAGCCTCAGGTTCCTCAGCTTAGGCGCCCCGGGGCTAGTGCAATCCCTAGCGACGCTGGACGCGAACGGCTTGATGGATCAGTTCGCGAAATGGACGACGGAGCAGCGATGGGGGGACCTGAAGCAACTGTTTGAGCTTTGGATGAAGTCGTTGGACAACAGCGGGAAGCCGAACAAGCCTGGCGTGGATCTTTACAATCACTATTTGAGGGCGAATTTGATGATGGGGGCGTCTACGGGGCAGCTGATCGATCTTGTCGAGAAAATGAATGATTATGAGATAGAGCCTAACACAGCCTCGTTCAATCTCGTGCTCAAGGCTATGCAGCAGGCCGATGAATCGTTAGCATCCGAGAAATTGATTGAAAG GATGCTCCAGATAGGGCCTGAATGCAAGGATTCTTTGCCCGATGATGAGTCGTATGACTTGGTTATTACCATGCTTCTTTCTACAAACCAAATAAATCGTGCTCTGAAGTACATAGATTTGGCATTGACATCTGGATACATGTTGTCAATAAATGCATTTTCTCGTTGTGTTCATAGTTTTATTAATAACGGGAGGCTAGATACCTTGGTATCGCTTATAGAGAGATGCAAG AAAATGGATCAGAATAAATCCTTATGCCCTCCTTGGAGGACATGCAATTCTATTGCAGATGTTTCAGTTCAATTAGATAACAGTGATTTGACGTATTATGCTCTTGAGTTCATGGCCAAATGGATTGCTCGAGGTGAAATTGCCAGGCCGCCTGTTCTTCTTTCTGTCAATGAAGGTCTAGTCCTTTCTGCCCTTGGAACTGCTGGTAGAACATGCAATTCTAGACTTGTGGATGGTTCATGGGCTGTTCTGAAACGCTCATTGCGCCAAAAGAAGGTTCCTAGTCCTGAAGCTTACATCGGAAAATTATATGCTCATGCTAATTTGGGGAATTTACAAAAGGCGTTCAGTACACTGCATGAGTTCGAGATTGCTTATAAAAATTCTGACAGAGAAGATGTAGAAGAACTTTTCTCACCATTCCATTCCTTAAATCCTCTGGTCATTGCATGCTCGAAGAAAGGTTTCAGAACTTTGGATATG GTTTATCACCAGCTTGAGAATTTAGGCCAATCTGATCCTCCATACAAGTCTATTGCTGCTCTAAACTGTATCATTCTTGGCAGTGCAAATATCTGGGATATTGATCGTGCTTACCAGACCTTTGCTGCGATTGATGCCACTTTTGGGTTGACCCCTGACATCCATTCATACAATGCACTCTTATGTGCCTTTGGGAAGCTTGGCAAG AGAGATGAAGCTGTAAGAGTATTTGAGCATTTCACTGTATTAGGCGTGAAACCAAATCTGACTACATATTCTCTACTTGTTGACACGCATCTTGTTGTACGGGATCTAAAAGCTGCTTTGGCTTCTGTTGATGACATG TAG
- the LOC121795038 gene encoding protein ANTAGONIST OF LIKE HETEROCHROMATIN PROTEIN 1-like, with protein MPTSSAAKYAFLMMMMEDIMVVYRAETTLLIHRFMTARSGSTKRRILDHARRFSLLKKIPDQIKHLDRLVKLSNVDCIANLRMDVNTFGRLCQILSQRGGLITGKSLPVEEQVAILLRVLAHHNKNRVVKFKFRRSGATVSYYMQKVLCAILSLHDELLKKPIPVTADCTDNRWRWFEGCLGALDGTHIDVLVSNEDKPRYRTRKGHIATNTLAVCDRQMQFVYLLPGWEGSAGDSRVLKDAVSAEKGFKVPQGCYYLCDNGYANSNGFLTPYRGVRYHLKEWGPGTDTPQNPKELFNMRHTKARNIIERAFAVLKMRWGILRSASYYPIRTQIRLIMACFLLHNFIRGEMRTDPIEVELDGQPTAPTTEEEHVAREYIDYVEPSPEWTQMRDAIAMNMWNNR; from the exons ATGCCGACGTCCAGTGCTGCTAAGTATGCAttcttgatgatgatgatggaagACATTATGGTCGTTTACCGAGCAGAGACCACTCTACTTATACATAGGTTTATGACCGCGCGCAGCGGATCGACCAAAAGGAGAATTTTAGACCACGCCAGACGTTTCAGTTTGCTAAAAAAAATTCCAGATCAGATAAAACACCTAGATCGTCTAGTTAAACTTTCCAATGTAGATTGTATTGCTAATCTTCGTATGGACGTGAATACCTTCGGTAGACTTTGTCAAATTCTGTCACAAAGGGGTGGGCTGATAACTGGGAAGTCCCTACCCGTTGAGGAACAAGTAGCAATATTACTCAGGGTTCTGGCACACCACAACAAAAATCGGGTAGTCAAATTCAAGTTTAGGCGATCAGGTGCAACTGTGTCATATTACATGCAAAAGGTACTTTGTGCCATTTTGAGCTTACATGATGAGCTGCTAAAGAAACCCATACCAGTAACAGCCGACTGCACAGATAACAGATGGAGGTGGTTCGAG GGTTGCCTTGGTGCATTGGACGGGACACATATCGATGTGTTGGTCAGTAATGAGGACAAACCAAGATATCGGACGCGAAAAGGGCATATTGCTACAAATACCCTAGCTGTTTGTGACCGCCAAATGCAATTCGTGTATTTGTTACCGGGATGGGAAGGTTCAGCAGGCGACTCACGTGTTCTCAAAGACGCTGTTTCAGCAGAGAAAGGCTTCAAGGTCCCTCAAG GTTGTTATTACTTGTGTGATAATGGGTATGCTAATAGCAATGGTTTTCTGACGCCGTATAGGGGTGTCCGGTATCATCTCAAGGAATGGGGACCGGGCACAGATACTCCTCAAAACCCCAAGGAATTATTTAACATGCGACACACTAAGGCTCGTAACATAATTGAGCGTGCTTTTGCTGTCTTGAAAATGCGGTGGGGTATTCTTCGAAGTGCATCATACTACCCGATCCGCACTCAAATTCGGCTTATAATGGCATGCTTTTTACTGCACAACTTCATTCGTGGGGAAATGAGAACTGACCCAATTGAGGTCGAACTAGACGGTCAGCCCACGGCGCCAACCACTGAAGAAGAACATGTTGCACGGGAATATATTGACTATGTTGAGCCATCGCCGGAATGGACTCAGATGCGGGATGCCATAGCAATGAATATGTGGAATAACCGATAG
- the LOC121794885 gene encoding pentatricopeptide repeat-containing protein At1g26460, mitochondrial-like isoform X3, whose amino-acid sequence MPPIRCLARSMPSMRRLNLRLVSTSTHLRQEAQLAGIEPPQAPLPPNPASGSPLYSENWRNATSSTSPGADAAAMLPSLRFLSLGAPGLVQSLATLDANGLMDQFAKWTTEQRWGDLKQLFELWMKSLDNSGKPNKPGVDLYNHYLRANLMMGASTGQLIDLVEKMNDYEIEPNTASFNLVLKAMQQADESLASEKLIERMLQIGPECKDSLPDDESYDLVITMLLSTNQINRALKYIDLALTSGYMLSINAFSRCVHSFINNGRLDTLVSLIERCKKMDQNKSLCPPWRTCNSIADVSVQLDNSDLTYYALEFMAKWIARGEIARPPVLLSVNEGLVLSALGTAGRTCNSRLVDGSWAVLKRSLRQKKVPSPEAYIGKLYAHANLGNLQKAFSTLHEFEIAYKNSDREDVEELFSPFHSLNPLVIACSKKGFRTLDMVYHQLENLGQSDPPYKSIAALNCIILGSANIWDIDRAYQTFAAIDATFGLTPDIHSYNALLCAFGKLGKSTPIFLPE is encoded by the exons ATGCCGCCAATTCGATGTCTAGCGAGATCAATGCCGTCGATGCGGCGGCTCAATCTCAGGCTCGTCTCCACCTCCACTCACCTCCGCCAGGAGGCGCAGCTGGCGGGCATTGAGCCGCCCCAGGCTCCTCTTCCGCCGAACCCTGCCTCCGGAAGCCCCTTATACAGCGAAAACTGGCGGAACGCTACCTCCTCCACCTCTCCCGGCGCCGACGCGGCGGCGATGCTCCCCAGCCTCAGGTTCCTCAGCTTAGGCGCCCCGGGGCTAGTGCAATCCCTAGCGACGCTGGACGCGAACGGCTTGATGGATCAGTTCGCGAAATGGACGACGGAGCAGCGATGGGGGGACCTGAAGCAACTGTTTGAGCTTTGGATGAAGTCGTTGGACAACAGCGGGAAGCCGAACAAGCCTGGCGTGGATCTTTACAATCACTATTTGAGGGCGAATTTGATGATGGGGGCGTCTACGGGGCAGCTGATCGATCTTGTCGAGAAAATGAATGATTATGAGATAGAGCCTAACACAGCCTCGTTCAATCTCGTGCTCAAGGCTATGCAGCAGGCCGATGAATCGTTAGCATCCGAGAAATTGATTGAAAG GATGCTCCAGATAGGGCCTGAATGCAAGGATTCTTTGCCCGATGATGAGTCGTATGACTTGGTTATTACCATGCTTCTTTCTACAAACCAAATAAATCGTGCTCTGAAGTACATAGATTTGGCATTGACATCTGGATACATGTTGTCAATAAATGCATTTTCTCGTTGTGTTCATAGTTTTATTAATAACGGGAGGCTAGATACCTTGGTATCGCTTATAGAGAGATGCAAG AAAATGGATCAGAATAAATCCTTATGCCCTCCTTGGAGGACATGCAATTCTATTGCAGATGTTTCAGTTCAATTAGATAACAGTGATTTGACGTATTATGCTCTTGAGTTCATGGCCAAATGGATTGCTCGAGGTGAAATTGCCAGGCCGCCTGTTCTTCTTTCTGTCAATGAAGGTCTAGTCCTTTCTGCCCTTGGAACTGCTGGTAGAACATGCAATTCTAGACTTGTGGATGGTTCATGGGCTGTTCTGAAACGCTCATTGCGCCAAAAGAAGGTTCCTAGTCCTGAAGCTTACATCGGAAAATTATATGCTCATGCTAATTTGGGGAATTTACAAAAGGCGTTCAGTACACTGCATGAGTTCGAGATTGCTTATAAAAATTCTGACAGAGAAGATGTAGAAGAACTTTTCTCACCATTCCATTCCTTAAATCCTCTGGTCATTGCATGCTCGAAGAAAGGTTTCAGAACTTTGGATATG GTTTATCACCAGCTTGAGAATTTAGGCCAATCTGATCCTCCATACAAGTCTATTGCTGCTCTAAACTGTATCATTCTTGGCAGTGCAAATATCTGGGATATTGATCGTGCTTACCAGACCTTTGCTGCGATTGATGCCACTTTTGGGTTGACCCCTGACATCCATTCATACAATGCACTCTTATGTGCCTTTGGGAAGCTTGGCAAG AGTACACCCATATTTCTGCCGGAGTGA